Proteins encoded within one genomic window of Microbacterium sp. LKL04:
- a CDS encoding GuaB1 family IMP dehydrogenase-related protein gives MHFSGERPAGDLTYSDVFLVPRRSDVTSRLDVDLSPGDGTSATIPLVASNMNSVTGPRLAATLARRGGLAVLPQDMPLQDVDAGIRWVKEQPVRWDTPLVLPPEALVADAAALLPAAAGHGIVVASRAERIHRDDIVGIVPAERLGTALPDARLGDLVRGRAASIDADDVDTARAAFDLLIAAEADIVTVVQHGYLVGTLSQRTALRSSLYRPAVDGEGRLIVAAAVGINGDVAAKARALAAAGVDALVVDTAHGHQESMIRALRAVSAQNLGLPIVAGNVVTAEGVRDLVEAGATILKVGVGPGAMCTTRMMTAVGRPQFSAVLETAEAAAAAGAHVWADGGVRYPRDVALALAAGAASVMVGSWFAGTIEAPGDLRVDAEGRVFKESWGMASTKAVQGRFGRLDPFERARKELFAEGISSSRIYLDPLRPSVEDLLDMITSGVRSSFTYAGAATVADFHERATVGFQSAAGYEEGKALPVSW, from the coding sequence ATGCACTTCTCCGGCGAGCGGCCCGCGGGCGACCTGACCTACTCCGACGTGTTCCTCGTTCCGCGGCGCTCCGACGTGACGAGCCGGCTGGACGTCGACCTCTCTCCGGGCGACGGAACGAGCGCGACCATCCCGCTGGTGGCCTCGAACATGAACTCCGTCACCGGCCCCCGGCTGGCCGCGACCCTCGCGCGGCGCGGAGGACTCGCCGTCCTTCCGCAGGACATGCCGCTGCAGGATGTGGATGCCGGCATCCGGTGGGTCAAGGAGCAGCCGGTCCGCTGGGACACGCCGCTCGTTCTCCCGCCCGAGGCGCTGGTCGCGGACGCTGCGGCCCTCCTGCCGGCAGCGGCGGGGCACGGGATCGTCGTCGCGTCCCGCGCGGAGCGGATCCATAGGGACGACATCGTCGGCATCGTGCCGGCCGAGCGCCTGGGCACCGCCCTGCCCGACGCTCGTCTCGGCGACCTCGTGCGGGGACGGGCGGCATCCATCGACGCGGACGACGTCGACACCGCGCGTGCCGCGTTCGACCTGCTGATCGCGGCCGAGGCCGACATCGTCACGGTGGTGCAGCACGGGTATCTCGTCGGCACGCTGTCGCAACGGACCGCCCTGCGCTCGTCGCTCTACCGGCCCGCCGTCGACGGTGAGGGGCGGCTGATCGTCGCCGCGGCCGTCGGGATCAACGGCGACGTCGCGGCGAAGGCCCGCGCGCTCGCCGCCGCCGGCGTCGACGCGCTCGTGGTCGACACGGCGCACGGGCACCAGGAGAGCATGATCCGTGCTCTCCGCGCCGTCTCCGCCCAGAACCTCGGACTCCCGATCGTGGCGGGGAACGTCGTGACCGCGGAGGGGGTGCGCGACCTCGTCGAGGCCGGCGCCACGATCCTCAAGGTCGGCGTGGGGCCCGGTGCGATGTGCACGACGCGCATGATGACGGCCGTCGGACGCCCGCAGTTCTCGGCCGTGCTGGAGACCGCCGAGGCCGCCGCCGCGGCGGGCGCGCACGTGTGGGCCGACGGCGGCGTCCGCTACCCCCGGGACGTCGCCCTCGCCCTCGCGGCAGGCGCGGCATCCGTCATGGTCGGATCCTGGTTCGCGGGCACGATCGAGGCGCCCGGCGATCTGCGGGTCGATGCCGAGGGGCGCGTGTTCAAGGAGTCGTGGGGCATGGCGTCGACGAAGGCGGTGCAGGGGCGCTTCGGCCGTCTCGACCCGTTCGAGCGCGCTCGCAAGGAGCTGTTCGCCGAGGGCATCTCGTCGTCGCGGATCTACCTCGACCCCCTGCGGCCGAGCGTCGAGGACCTCCTCGACATGATCACCTCGGGGGTCCGCTCGTCGTTCACCTACGCGGGAGCGGCGACCGTCGCCGATTTCCACGAACGGGCGACGGTGGGCTTCCAGTCCGCGGCCGGCTACGAAGAGGGCAAAGCACTGCCGGTCAGCTGGTGA